A single Notoacmeibacter ruber DNA region contains:
- the guaA gene encoding glutamine-hydrolyzing GMP synthase, whose translation MTETAHPDTVLIIDFGSQVTQLIARRVREAGVYSEIVPFQSAEEGFRRLKPKAVILSGGPASAAEADSPRAPDAIFEAGVPVLGICYGQQTLCVQLGGAVEGGHHREFGRAFVEVLKPSPLFEGVWETGQKHQVWMSHGDRVTRLPEGFEVIAASPNAPLAATADEARNYYAVQFHPEVVHTPDGARLLSNFVHKIAGLKGDWTMAAYRDQAIAAIREQVGDGKVICGLSGGVDSSVAALLIHEAIGDQLTCILVDHGLLRKDEAAQVVEMFRGHYNIPLVHVDASDTFIGALEGEADPEKKRKTIGKLFIDVFEAEAKKVGGADFLAQGTLYPDVIESVSFTGGPSVTIKSHHNVGGLPERMNMKLVEPLRELFKDEVRELGKELGLPESFIGRHPFPGPGLAIRLPGGVTRDKIRILQEADAIYLDEIRKAGLYDAIWQAFAVLLPVQTVGVMGDGRTYEFVCALRAVTSVDGMTADFYPFDMEFLGNAATRIINEVRGINRVVYDVTSKPPGTIEWE comes from the coding sequence ATGACAGAGACAGCCCATCCCGATACCGTCCTCATTATCGATTTCGGCAGCCAGGTGACGCAGCTGATTGCAAGGCGCGTGCGTGAAGCCGGCGTCTATTCCGAGATCGTGCCGTTTCAGAGCGCCGAAGAAGGCTTTCGCCGGCTGAAACCCAAGGCCGTCATCCTTTCGGGCGGCCCGGCCTCGGCTGCGGAAGCCGATAGCCCACGTGCACCTGATGCGATTTTCGAAGCCGGCGTGCCGGTCCTTGGCATCTGCTACGGCCAGCAGACGCTCTGCGTGCAATTGGGCGGCGCGGTGGAGGGCGGTCATCACCGCGAGTTCGGCCGCGCTTTCGTTGAGGTTTTGAAGCCTTCGCCTCTCTTTGAAGGCGTCTGGGAGACCGGTCAGAAGCATCAGGTCTGGATGAGCCACGGCGACCGCGTCACGCGTCTGCCGGAGGGGTTTGAGGTCATCGCAGCTTCGCCCAACGCGCCGCTCGCGGCGACGGCCGATGAGGCGCGCAACTATTACGCCGTCCAGTTCCACCCCGAAGTGGTGCATACGCCCGATGGCGCACGGCTCCTTTCCAACTTCGTTCACAAGATCGCCGGATTGAAGGGCGACTGGACCATGGCCGCTTACAGGGATCAGGCAATTGCCGCGATCCGGGAGCAGGTCGGCGACGGCAAGGTTATCTGCGGTCTGTCCGGCGGCGTCGATTCATCCGTCGCCGCGCTTCTCATCCATGAAGCCATCGGCGACCAGCTGACCTGCATTCTAGTCGACCACGGCCTGCTGCGAAAGGACGAAGCGGCGCAAGTCGTCGAGATGTTCCGCGGCCACTACAATATTCCGCTGGTTCATGTGGATGCGTCGGACACGTTCATTGGCGCGCTGGAAGGCGAAGCCGACCCGGAAAAAAAGCGCAAGACCATCGGCAAGCTCTTCATCGATGTCTTCGAAGCCGAAGCGAAGAAGGTCGGCGGAGCGGACTTCCTGGCGCAGGGTACGCTCTATCCGGATGTGATCGAAAGCGTCTCGTTCACCGGCGGGCCTTCCGTCACGATCAAGAGCCATCACAATGTTGGCGGTTTGCCCGAGCGCATGAACATGAAGCTGGTCGAGCCGCTGCGCGAACTCTTCAAGGATGAGGTCCGTGAGCTTGGCAAGGAGCTGGGTCTGCCTGAGAGCTTCATCGGCCGCCATCCCTTCCCGGGACCGGGCCTTGCCATTCGCCTGCCGGGCGGCGTGACGCGCGACAAGATCCGCATTCTGCAGGAGGCCGACGCGATCTATCTCGACGAGATCCGCAAGGCCGGCCTTTACGACGCGATCTGGCAGGCTTTCGCGGTTCTGCTGCCGGTGCAGACCGTCGGCGTCATGGGAGACGGCCGCACTTATGAATTCGTCTGTGCGCTGCGCGCCGTGACCTCGGTCGATGGCATGACAGCCGATTTCTATCCGTTCGACATGGAATTTCTCGGCAATGCCGCGACGCGCATCATCAACGAGGTGCGCGGCATCAACCGGGTCGTCTATGACGTGACTTCCAAGCCCCCCGGCACGATTGAGTGGGAGTGA
- a CDS encoding glucoamylase family protein, whose amino-acid sequence MAKNSSLGLMERSGSCSISREVMEERVDRLQRAAFTYFLDYGDETTGLVLDQSANPEICSIASVGFFLTCLPVAVERGWIGRREAARRAAKIIQFFREAPQGAAPDATGHHGFFYHFLDVKTGKRAWKSELSTIDTALLLAGVETARVYFDGNDSDERVIRNAGLELIENVEWRWMVDKEGFVNKAWKPKRGFFGGDWEHYSEAQIMYVLAAASEEYSIPAASYHRMTERYDWRKTYGLDWIAAAPLFIHLFSQVWIDFRALNDGHCGPADLDYFENTRRAIAIQRAYADQNPKGWLGYEQDVWGLSACAGPRGRQRTLDGRRCWFRGYEARGVPDGPDDGTLVPWGPLACYAHEPEAALAGTAAVLARYPAVLKEDRFVGSFNPSLPGEGADYWTCDSLFGIDQGLLVTMIENGRTGLVWKLAQRSDVFINGLRSLGFSGGWLKA is encoded by the coding sequence ATGGCGAAAAACTCCTCCCTCGGCCTGATGGAGCGTTCGGGTAGTTGCTCGATTTCACGGGAGGTAATGGAGGAGCGAGTTGATCGCCTGCAACGCGCGGCGTTTACGTATTTTCTGGATTATGGAGACGAAACGACTGGCCTCGTGCTGGATCAGTCTGCCAATCCCGAGATTTGCTCCATCGCCTCCGTGGGCTTCTTTCTCACCTGTCTGCCCGTTGCGGTGGAGCGCGGATGGATCGGTCGACGCGAGGCGGCTCGCCGCGCAGCAAAAATCATTCAGTTTTTCCGAGAGGCCCCGCAGGGGGCGGCGCCTGACGCGACGGGCCATCACGGTTTCTTCTATCATTTTCTTGATGTGAAGACCGGAAAGCGCGCCTGGAAATCCGAACTCTCGACGATTGATACCGCGCTTCTGCTCGCCGGGGTCGAGACGGCACGTGTCTATTTCGACGGAAATGACAGCGACGAGCGCGTCATTCGCAACGCCGGACTGGAGCTGATCGAAAATGTCGAATGGAGATGGATGGTCGACAAGGAAGGCTTTGTAAACAAGGCCTGGAAGCCGAAGCGGGGATTTTTCGGCGGCGATTGGGAGCATTACAGCGAAGCGCAGATCATGTACGTCCTGGCTGCCGCTTCGGAGGAGTACTCCATTCCCGCAGCGAGCTACCATCGGATGACCGAGCGCTATGACTGGCGCAAAACATACGGCCTCGACTGGATCGCGGCGGCCCCGCTCTTCATTCATCTCTTTTCGCAGGTCTGGATCGATTTTCGTGCATTGAACGATGGACACTGTGGGCCGGCCGATCTCGACTATTTTGAAAACACCCGTCGCGCGATTGCGATTCAGCGCGCTTACGCAGACCAAAACCCAAAGGGCTGGCTCGGTTATGAGCAGGACGTATGGGGCTTGTCGGCCTGTGCCGGACCGAGGGGACGCCAGCGCACCCTCGATGGGCGGCGCTGTTGGTTTCGGGGCTATGAAGCGCGGGGTGTGCCCGATGGGCCAGACGATGGCACGCTGGTGCCCTGGGGGCCGCTGGCCTGCTACGCCCACGAGCCAGAAGCCGCTCTCGCCGGCACTGCGGCGGTTCTCGCGCGATATCCGGCTGTGCTTAAGGAAGACCGGTTCGTTGGCAGCTTCAATCCATCTCTGCCAGGCGAAGGGGCCGATTACTGGACCTGCGACAGCCTGTTCGGCATCGATCAGGGCCTGCTCGTGACGATGATCGAAAATGGACGAACCGGCCTTGTCTGGAAGCTGGCTCAGCGTTCTGACGTTTTCATCAATGGGCTGCGTAGCCTTGGCTTTTCCGGCGGATGGCTCAAGGCCTGA
- a CDS encoding LysR family transcriptional regulator: MRSFDWNDLRYFLAVARTGRLTAAAQRMGTDHATVSRHIRTLEETLGADLFNRSPRGYSLTDAGERLLFQTETMESAAAAIHNDIAGEKYALSGAVRIGAPDGFGAFFLAPHLGELSRRHPQLELQIVAMPRIFSLSKREADIAIGLERPDKGRLFSRKLVDYTLHVYAARSYLAEAPTIARREDLSSHPLIGYIPELVFTPKLDYVKDVGESLVPRLSSSNLFAQLAATRSGAGLCILPDFMARSSPDLVRVLPEAIEIVRTFWIMAHVDARESARIQTVMSFISDLVKANRDIFWSKGSGEACEPFSDPRS; the protein is encoded by the coding sequence ATGAGAAGCTTCGACTGGAACGATCTTCGCTATTTCCTTGCCGTCGCCCGCACAGGGCGTCTGACCGCGGCCGCACAACGCATGGGCACGGACCATGCGACGGTCAGCCGCCATATCCGGACCCTTGAGGAGACGCTCGGCGCCGACCTTTTCAACCGTTCACCGCGCGGCTATTCCCTGACCGATGCGGGTGAAAGGCTCCTCTTCCAGACCGAAACGATGGAAAGCGCGGCAGCCGCCATCCATAACGATATTGCCGGTGAAAAATATGCGTTGAGCGGCGCGGTGCGGATCGGCGCACCGGACGGGTTCGGCGCCTTTTTCCTTGCGCCGCATCTCGGCGAACTCAGCCGACGGCATCCGCAATTGGAGCTGCAAATCGTGGCAATGCCACGAATTTTCAGCCTTTCGAAGCGCGAGGCCGACATCGCGATCGGCTTGGAACGGCCCGACAAGGGGCGTCTGTTTTCGCGAAAGCTCGTTGACTACACGCTGCATGTCTATGCCGCGCGCTCCTATCTCGCCGAAGCACCAACGATCGCACGGCGGGAAGACCTCTCGTCCCACCCCCTGATCGGCTATATCCCGGAACTCGTCTTCACGCCGAAGCTGGACTACGTGAAGGATGTCGGCGAAAGCCTTGTCCCTCGGCTTTCCAGTTCGAACCTGTTTGCCCAATTGGCGGCAACGCGAAGCGGCGCGGGACTTTGCATTCTTCCCGACTTCATGGCGCGCTCCTCGCCCGATCTCGTACGGGTGCTACCGGAGGCGATCGAGATCGTCCGGACCTTCTGGATCATGGCTCATGTCGATGCGCGGGAGTCAGCCCGGATCCAGACCGTCATGAGCTTCATTTCCGATCTCGTCAAAGCAAACCGCGATATTTTCTGGTCAAAGGGCTCGGGGGAAGCGTGCGAACCGTTTTCGGATCCCCGATCCTGA